The following nucleotide sequence is from Podospora bellae-mahoneyi strain CBS 112042 chromosome 1 map unlocalized CBS112042p_1, whole genome shotgun sequence.
AGCTTTCTTTTCTGACCGCCGCTCAGCGTGCCAGCCCGACAGTGTGTCTTCTTGGTCAGGTCGCAGGCAGCGATGAGGTCATGAAGCGCTCGTTTGTCTTCAAATCCGCCTTTGAGCTCGCGCCAAAATTGGACATGCTCAAAGACTGTGAGGCGGTTGAACAAGACATTTCTCTGCGGGCAAACACCGAGTCGAGGGTGACGAGCATTAATAGTGATTGATCCTGCCGTTGGTGCTCCAGCCCCCGATAGCAAGTCTAGAGTCGTAGACTTGCCTGCCCCATTGACACCAAGGAGGCATAGAATTTGATTCTTTGGCGCGACCAAGTCAACTCCATCGAGAGCTTTGAAGGTTTTGCCTCTCTGACCGCAGCCAAACAGTCTCCTGATCCACGAGCCAGAGTAGACTTTAGTGAGACCAGTTGCTCGAATAGCAACAGTTGGGTCATCAGCCGCCTCAGACAGAGTCCGATTTTTGAAGTTGGCACCGTGCATGATCCGCTCGGTGACGATGGCCAGGATGGGATAGACCATGATTTGGATCACCAAGAAAACCCAGAATGTCCACAGGGCGACTGATAGTTACCACCTGGAATTTGCTGGCCATACCATTCTTGAGGTATTGTCAGGATGGCTTGCGACATGTTCACAGGCTGAGCGGTATAAGCAAACTTGGCCATCTGTCAAAACAATGTCAGTAACTTGTCCGATTGTCTGGAGCAATATAGCCGTCAGTCTCACATGTGACAGGGAAAAGATGTAGTTCATCTGAGGGAACAACAGCGACAGAGGAAGCACCTGTGGCGTTTCGGCGACCCGATTCAACATGATGGCGGCACCGCCTCCGAGGCAGCAGAAACAGATGACGACGAATATGCTAGAGATGATGCGCTTCGTGAAAAAAGAGGCACCAAAAATGGCAGCGTTGAGGAAGGCCAGACCATTGAAAAGCTGCCAGAAGATGGGAACTGCTGCGTTGGTTTCGGGAAAGAGTAGATTTTGATAAACTGGATAGGGTCGGTCGAGTTAGTCCCTACTTCTCTCACAGTCTCTCACGCAGTTGTTTGAACAGGACTTACGACACCCAGAGATAAGCCATGTCGGAAACTGCACCACACTCAGTGCAAGTATGGTACCGGTGACACGGCCAGCCGGACCTCCTCCCATGGCATCGATCAACTCTGCCGTGCCACTCGCCCTATCGCCCGACACGAAGCTCACAGTATGGTAAACAGGGACAAGTgtgctgaggaagaagacaacGGCGTAGGTCCCGATGACCAATCTGGAATACCAAGCGTCAAGGTTGTCGTTGAGGTACTGCTGGGACGTCCGGCTGTATGCCCACTCCCTCGGTCTCTCATTGCTATCGGTAATAGCATTGTCGACAGCAAGCTGGACAGGTAGATGGTATATTTGGATGGCACTATCATCGTCATACACGCTGCTGTCGAGAGTCATACCGTATTGGCGTATGGGGTCGACGATGACTGTGTAGTCCCATGTTTGGTTGTTGGAAACGCCCACTGTCAGCGGTGAATCTTTGAAGACGATAGTTGCGTAGCAGTTGGACACTCCTCGAAAGTTGGGTGTGCAGTGGCCTCTGGCTTCATTAGCCGAGTTAAAGCGAATGGTCTTGTCGTTGGGTAGCAAGGCGGCGAGTCTGCCGATGACCGTGTCGACATCAGAGCCGAGAAAATCAGGTCTGACAAGAATCAATTGTTGTGAAGCGGGTATAGCTTCGACGAGGGCACGAATAGGACGAGCATGGCCGACCCCGAGGCGTTCCCTGCTTTTGGCAAAGTTTCGGATGTTGAGTACGAGGGCGAGAACGACGATAGGAGCCACAATGGATTGAAGAAGAGTCGATATCCAGTGCCGTGTGACTAGGAGAACGAGgttcttcttggtgatggctttCACCTGTCGGGAAAAGTCCCGAAGAGATGTTGCTGCCATTGTCACCGATCTAACCTTATCACCGGCTCTCCCAGATGCCCGGCTCAAGGGTAGTCTGGACATGCCATAAGCTTATGTACTAATAACCTGAGGTCCTCGATGCACTGCCCAGCCCCTTAAACCTCGTATATCTTCAGTATGGCTATCAATGCCAACTGCCCATCTCACAAAGTGACGCGGCTCTGAACGGCCTTGCATGTTGTTGACAGGGGGTCACGCCCCTGGATCTTCTTTGCGATACAGCATCACCAGGTTCCTGAGAGTATTGGTAGGGCTTGAATGATGTAGATGCTGGATCTAGATGCAATACTGCTGATGGCCGCGCGTCCACCAACAATATGTCCCACTTGGGTTGTTCGTACTGCACCTCAAACGGTTGCCTGGCCTTTGAcagaaccaacaaccaaTGCTGTAGAACAGTGCCAAGTGATCAACATCCTGGAAAGGGTAGATAGCATGGGCGGATTTTGTGTTCGAGTTGACAACACAAGTTGAATGTTCAAGATCAGATCAGGGCAGAGCGCGCCTGAGGCAAGGTACCCGCGATATTGCAGATGCCCTGATACAACATGTGCCAGTCTGAGACTTCTCGAATAACCATCCAGTGTATTTAATGCTCTGAGATAGAAGAAGAGCCAAAGGACGGGGGAGAGCTTGTGGTAAGCGTCTGACAGGCGCTCAGACAAGGTGACAATGGCAACATCAGCTGTGGAGAGCCAATGAAGTTTCGAACCAACAGGTTCCTTGGCACCGGACCGCAGCGTCCCGTCATTCCGTCATGTTGCGGCCGGAAGACCACCGGGAGGACTGCCGAAAGCACGGTCCATGAGCGGTTCGGATGTTATATCCGGCCGGGTGGGTCTCTCCGCGCTTCCCCGGCGAGCACACCATCACTAAAAtgcgggggtggagatggcgaaAAACAGCTTTGCCGCTACGTATGCTGTGACTTGTGGATGAGAGGTGGCCACGACTGGCAGAACAAATGCCAAGATGCAGATGGCATATCGGACCTGAAAACAAGTCGTGCATGAGCAACCTGGAGTTAAGAAAGCGGTGTGTACTCTGTATGGATGGCCATTGGCTGCCATTGACCGCTATCGACGAGCATAGTAATCCATATATTCGTGTTCAGAtgttttgctgttgtttggTGAATGTCTTGTCCAACTTGAATAAAATGAATTGCTGCATTGCCGTTGATAATCGATCAGGATGCTCTGAGATAGGTAGGTGACGGGAGTGGCAGCACACTTGGCAATATTCGTCCCATGGTTGAGTTTAACGCCGAAAATTGATCAGTCCCCGAAACAATCAAGGAACCGCAGGTGCCGTTCTGGATCAACAGTGTTTCGCCCGGTGGCGAGCTGGACCTGGCGGCGGCTCGAGACGGACGCAGGCACGCAGGTGACGGACGCTGGTGATCCGTGCAAAAGCCGGGGCTGAGAGTGATGAGTGAGACCGCAAGAGCCCAACCCGTTGTTTCGAGTCGACACGGACAGAGGCAACTTCAGCAGTTGTGGCAGTAATGTCGACGGTTCCATGTTTGGTTCGAGTTCAGGTTGTCCCTGGAGATGAATGTGTCACCTACCCCAAAACGAGAGCACCGAGGCAAGCAGCAAAAGTCAGCGAAGGGTCACTAACAGAGCGCCATATATTTCTTGGTCTGTCTATGATTGGTCGTCCCGCCCTCGCGGGCTTTGTCCACTTCGAGTTCCCAGCGACTGCCCCATTGGTGCATTCCGCGCATCCAGCAGCACCCCTGGCCGGGTAAAGACCCCGCCTTAATCCTTCGTTCCCTGCATTCCAGTGCGCATCTGCAGCGCGTGTGCAGTGAGTGGTCTTGATTGACTGAGTCTTGGgtctctccttctcccgtCGTCCTTCCTGCAACAGCTTCGTGAGACGCTGGTGACCGCTTCCAGCTTCTTTTCAACAAATACCAGGTCGCCGCTCTCAGAAGTAGTCGCTGCGATCGATACCTTGCCGAAATCCGAGCCGGAGCAAGCTTCCCCTGGCCCTCCACAGTCCACACTCACCAACACAGCCACGGCTGCAAGGGGGAACAGCATTGCAAGCAATTCCATCATCCAAGCATCCAGGCATTGACATTTGCTTGCGGttgcggttgctgttgccgttgccgttgcacGCCCACCCCCAGCCGGTGGTTCGGTCGGATCGACTTTGCTGTCGCTGTGTCGCTCCATGAGTTTCCTGACCAAGTCATCATAAAcggtgtttgatgagggCATCAGCAGACCACGACTAGAACCACAGAATCCTCAGTCAAGCAATTCACCATGGAACCCGTTCCTGAGACAGAGCGAATGGAGGAGTTTCGGCCCACGTCTCTCCCCTCATCAAGAGCGTCGTCTTCTGCTTCGGCGACTCCATCTATGTTGACGCCAGTCGGCCCTCCGGAATTCGACTACCTGCGGAAGCCTCCCACGATCCGCCGATCGACCGATCCCTCACCTTCGTCCTCACCAATTTCTCCAACATGGACACCTGGGTCTTTGCTCACATACCGTCCTCGTGCATCCTCGCCGCTGTCTAGCAACCACGTGCGATCCAGGTCGGCCGCAAGCCTGGCCCCGCCGCCCATGGTGCGCACACAGTCGATGCCAGGAATCAATGGCGGTGGTCACTTTTCATTGTCGCCTCAGTTTCGTCCTTCGAGCCCTGCAGGATCTCCCAGCCGCATTAGGATCCCCCGAAAGCCGGTTGACGAAGCCTTTCCCACATCGCCAACCCGGATTTCGGTTCACGACCCTGAGCGGAAGCTTGCGGAGAGGAACAGTTCGCCCAACCTGGCTCTGAGCTTAACATCTTCAGCCACTATTCCCAAGTTACGGCGGCCAGCCTCTCCCCTTCGCCAAATGGCTGTTCCCGGCGTGGGCTCGTTTCCGGTCAATGGCCCTCTTACTCCATCTGCAGTTGCCACATCGCCGTCTTACCGCGCGTATGATGCGTTTTCTAGCACCTCCACCTTTTCGACatatccatcatcatctgtCCCGTCTACCCCAACTTCACTTCGATCCAGAAGCCCCAGTATTTCCAGTCTTGAAACCATCCCAGACTCACCAGATGCAGAGGAGGCAGCTTTGGAGGCTGAGAGGATAGCGCAGCTCAAGGCAGCAGCGGAGGCAGctgaaggcggcgaggaagagaagggaaggaaCAGTCTTGATGGCCCATCTCGTGGTAGGACCCTGAGTGGTTTCAGCTCCCGGGACAAGCGGAAGCGGTGGAGTGTATGTGGCGCCGAGAGACGACAGGACTTGGATTTGGAGACGATTTGGGAGGATTGAAACCCCCAGAGCATTGAAACAAGAGCTGGGGAGACAACCGGAATGGTTGTATTGCATCATCtttgacatcatcatcatcatcatcatcatcatcatcatcatcataagGGCGGCGCTTACCAGTCTGTTTTTCAACCAGACGACTGTTGATAATtcgggtttttttttttccttcgtctttcttttgttctGGCAAACGGTCAACATTGTCGGCGTTCTGTAACTCATTGATCTGATACCCTTCTGCATCAAGCACCGTGGAAGATTTGCCGCGCGAAAGTAGCTAGGCAATTTCGGGCGAGAAAGGGATTCGTCTATTGTTATTTGCATTCTCTGAACGAGCATCAATTGAGAAGCGGCCATTACAGTGCAGATGGTTTTGTCAAGGGGCTCATTCTAGGGTTGCATGGCAGTATGTCTCGTCTGGCTGCGTGGGATATTCATCCCTAAATAGCGGCAATCCATATTTTATCTGTTCCGTATTACACTTGAATTGTGCCCTCGATTCCAAGCTCTCCCTGGTGATCATCCCCTTTTTTGACACGAACTGTATAATACGATGCATTTGCCATGCCGAGAAGAGTACTGAAGCAGATCATCAGAGGCGCTTCTCTAACTACAACACATCATGCAACTCCCACTTCTTTTCGGCGCCTTGATTGTCCTAATCAGGACCGTGGACGCTGCACCACACTTGGTGAGATGTATTGTGCCCGGGACATGAGAGTGAAATCTAACTTTCGCAACAGGGGACGAATCATGCTCGATCTCACCAGCTACTTCAAGAGTTGCACCAGGCTCTGACAACATCTtccaccacagccacagcaggGCCTTCCACCCTCACGGTGATACCGAGCTACATGGCATCTGCTGAGGTAGCTGGCGGTGTGACGGTGACGCTCCCCGGTGCCGCGGCCGCTATGGCGGTATCAGCAGGAGTAGTGATTCTGAATCCACTGAACCCTCTCCTCGGTATCACGAGACCAAGCAGTGTGACCTCAGATCCAGTGGCTACAACCAGTTCAATTACAGTTGAGCCATCTATTTTCCGGTCTGCcacttcaacaaccaccgtCACGCCTCGTAGCTCAACCCCCAGTAGCTGCCTCTCCGCCACGACGAGTTTGATCACCCTTACAGAGACAGTCGACATCaccgtctccaccaccgccccggctgtcaccgtcaccgtcacccccccctcttcctcctcctcctcaaccaccacctcaacaacaacctccacatcAACCAGCACCGTCACCCTCCGCCGCGTGACttctgcctcttcctctttcacaacctccaccacaacgactcccccaccaacaaaaacagcaacaataacaacaacaacaacaacaagatcaaccgcctccatcaccacaacaagATCACCGGTCCCCTTGACAACAcgaccaaccaccacatcaacccgcacaccaacaaccaccagcaccaggcCCGCAACCACCAGTGAACAAAGCACCTTTTTTGTGTCCTTGTTTTACAACCCCCCAGCCAGATCGGCAGTTACTAACTCTGTGTCTACGTCAACAACGCTGGAAATCGtcaagacgacgatgacgaccacgccggcggcggaggcttTGGAGTTTGTGACTGCTACGCCTGTCCCTACGCCCACCATTGAGGTCGAGGATCCCGATTGCACAGAGTCTGCTGGGTTTGCGAAGGGGTtcgggaagggaaggggtgggcGGGCTTGGGGACGGaagggggattggggggtggatgaggagtgATTGTGTaagagatgggatgggactCGGGGGCTAATATGTATGGATGTTGGCGGGAGGGTAATATTGTGATACCTAATGTCACAGATATGAGCAGACGTGCATGAAGAGATTTGAAGTGATTTTCATTGCTTAAAGAAAGGGTATGTAAACtaactccctcaccacagaATAATTGAGACAATACAGTAGGTTTACATGCCTTAAAAGGATAGTCCATaagcctttaaagatagATTACAATAGGCCTTAAAAATAGTTCACAAGGCTTCCAAAACAGTGAACAGGCCTTACAAGATCgtttaaaggcctattaacttACTTTTGATGTATAGCTTATAGTATAGTATAGGTTAACTTACTTTAGTGTCTCAATTGTTTTGTGGGCAGGGTGACTACCTACAGACGATTACCTCGTGAAATATCCGGTCCTTGTTGCTACCTCAAAGAGCTCGATGGCTATCACCCCCAACATTGCCATTGGAGCTGCCAGTGACGAACCACCagtaattaaaaaaaaaaagcacaTCCCGGGTATCCAGTGTACTGTGTGCCCAAATCGGTGAAGCTTCTACacacccaacacccaccaagcgtcaaccaacccccaaaaaaaaaaaaaaaaaataatataaaaaaattcaaaaaaaaaattcaaCGTTCCCCAACGCCATATTAGATCATCCGCGCTCCTTCGCACCATCgacttcatcctccccttccgtTGCatacctcaaccccccctctgTTACTTATACTGCATCTGCCCATTAGGCGGCGGTGGCCCATGTCCCCATCCTTGATTCCCCTGCCcgggaggcggaggctgcATCGGTATCCcctgcccccctcccccgcgcaTCTGCTGAACATCCTGCCGGTGCGAAAGCGGCTGCGAATAGTTGCACACCCGGCAGCTGACATCTTCGTAGCCCTTCATGGAAAGAGGGATGACGGGCTACATCATTTTGCGCATACATGTCAGTAACTAACCAACCTTCATGGATCGACGATTGAGCAGGGAACGGGGATATGATTCAAAAACATACCACAAAGCAAAAGGTAAACCAGGGATGCGACTTGATGACAGAGGCCGAGTAGTTGCCGCAGTTGTGGCAGCGGCAGACGATGCCTTCGTACCCTTCGACTTCCTTGCGGAACGTGTGTTCGCCACACGTGAATATCAAACACATGGTGACGGTTGCTGAGCTATACTATGTTGCGATGCGCCGTTGGTGTATATAGAGTAGTTGATGGTGGAGTATACGGAGTAGAGCTAAGTAGAGCTGtcggtgttgatgaggatggaagGTGGTTGTCAGAGAAAGGATGAACCTGTTCGATTTAATCTCGGGAAGGTTGAAATGACGAAGACGCTCTGGGGGTTGCCGCTTTGCGTGTTCCAACGTGGCTGTGTTTCCGATTGCGCAGAGTGCAGAGCGAGGAAGACACGGGAAGCTCCCGCCAAGAAGCTTGGGGATCTCGGCACCCACGCATGTGCTTTATGCACTGATTGGATGAAAGCTGAAGCTTGGCAGGTGGGAGCTCTCCACACCTGTCAACCCCACTAAAAAGTCCAAAACTTTGATGAAGCGCCAAAGCAGCTTGGGAATGGCATTTCATTGAATCTGCATCGAACTAACCATTGACATTCTTACCAACGACACTCGCGACGGTTGAACCATTGAGCTACGGGCGCGCTTTTATAACCTGAGACTACGTTAGCAACCTTAGACCGCAACgatacttttttttattttttagTTAATCCGGCAGCATCAATTCGAACCTCGACGACACGCGACTGGACTACACCACCGCTGATCACATCCTGTCTCGAGCCCCCACCATGCTCTACGACCTCAACATCGCCTGGTCCCCAggcctctccccctccgacctccaaaacaccctccgcctctccaaaaccctcGGCTACGACGTAGTagccctcaacaacaccatcaccggcTCCCAAATCCCATACTCGCCCAGCCCAATaaccaaccccatccccatcctcaacccacaacaaccagccggtggtggcggtgctccctcctcaataacaaccccctcaacaacagcctcctcctccctcccctcctcctccctccccaccatcctccgccgcGCAACCCTCGAGATCACCGACCCAGCCACAACCAACTACCGCCTCCCCGACTTCACCCGCGCCTacgacctcctcgccctccgccCAACATCCGACAGGTCCTTCACCTGGGCctgcaacaacaccaccgacccGCCCGCCCTCATCTCCCTTGATCTGACACGTCCGTTGGGGtaccacatccacccccgCACCGCCATGGCGGCCGTCCACCGAGGGAGCAGATTCGAAGTCTGCTACAGCCAGGCTGTCCAGCTCTCGTCTTTGAACCCAGAGTCGGCACGGGCGAGGAGCATCTTTATCGGGAACGTGCAGAGTCTGGTCCGGGCgacgaaggggagggggatagtGATTTCTAGCGAGGCGAAATCGGCTTTGGGCCTGAGAGGGCCGGCGGATGTGGTGAATTTGATGgctgtttgggggttggggccggagagggggtttgaggggttggggatgggggcgagggcggtggtggtgaatgagggggtgaggaggagggggtttaggggggtggtggatattGTGAGTGTTGCGGAGGGGGGACCGGAGAGggcgaagggggaggaggaggagacaaaTGGGAagcaggggaagaaggggcagaagcagaaggggcagcagcagcagcagcagcagcagcagcagcagggacaggggcagaagaggaagaataATGAtaaggttggtggtggtgggattgggggtggtggtggtggtggtgggcagcaGAAGAATAAcaagaagatgaggaaggaggggatggcATGAGTGTTTGTGAGATAGGGCTTGAGAGATAGAGGCATTTGATACCCCCATTTTGAAGACGTTTTGACGTGTTCAAGTACCCAGGCCTGTGTTCTGGCTCTGTTGACTCTCTTGTCATGCATCATAACCGCTACGAAACAGCACAATTCACCAAGAACAAACAAAGAATGATGTTGAGAACACAGGAGACTTGCtcctttccccctcttccattCCCCAAAAAAATACATCTaataaacaaacaaaacgaACGTCAACCCAGAAGAAGTCGCTATATATACAAAGTTCAAAACTCCCTCGTTCTTTCATAtcattaaaaaaaaaagtctcGCCTCGTATATTTCTCCTTCATACGTGTCTTTTAAACTTTATGTAGTATATGTACCATCAGAGAGAGGTCTTCTTTGCACATCTATTTCCTCCTTGGGGTTGTTTTAAatggcaacagcagcagcagcagtagcctGCACCAATCCCCCCAAGTTCAACTGGCTCTCCAGCTTCACACCCTCCAGGTCGatatccaccaccggcacagcagcaccaccattATTCACGCCCTCTACCGCACCGTTCGCAACGGCTGGTGTGGTGGCTGCCGGTGGGGGCGGGGCCTCGGCCGAGGCGATGGGGATGAGGCTTGCGACACCGCCAAAGGCCCCTTCTGGGATCAAGGGAacggtgggggtggggtttgCGAGGCTGAGGGTTGAGTCCAGGGATGAGGCggctgctggagggggtggggttgttgctaCTCCGGTCAGCATCACTCTAgatgatttttttttaaaaaaaaagagggggagggtgggggggggagggcaggTAACTTACGAGCAGCGGTTTCCTCTGCTGGGGCGGACTCCTCAGCAGGTGTAGTCTCTGCTGGAGCGGCGCCCTCGGTGGAAGTGGGGGTTTCGACTGGGAGGGCTTCAGCGGTAGAGGATTCCAAACCCGGGAGAGGCGCAAGAGAGGAGGCGGCGTCGCCTGCGTTGGGGTCTAGGCCGGGGAGAggggcgagggtgggctCAGCGCCTgcttcggcggcggtggtggtggtgctctcTGAAAGGACAACGCCGGGCACGGGATCGACGGTGggctcggcggcggcgggttcTTCGGTGGAGAggccgggaggagggaggagctCGGGGTTGCCTTCggctggggggttggcgtCTTCGgtcgggagagggagaagggtgTCGGGTGCGTCACTACCGGCGGCGGGGGCTTCGGTGACGGCGGGATCGGCAGCGGCAGGGTCGGTCACGGCTGGGTCAGCAGCGGGTGGTGCCTCCTCGGTTGGAACCGCAGGAGGGGCGGTTTCAACCGCGCTGGTGACAATGGCTTCGGTAGGAACCTGCacaacaacgacaccaacaccacccgaGGCAAGACCACCGGTGGCGGGCGTAGGCGTAGCAACCGGGTCGGCTCCGGTTTCGATAGCTCCAACGGCTCCATCCGGAGCAGTAGCCGTGGCCTCGACGCCCTCAGCGGGAGGCGGAACATCTCCCTCGCTCGGTTGAGcagcttctcccccttcctgaACCTGCCCATTACAGACCGTAACCGTTACCGGCGGCGCCGTGACGGTAACAGCCGCAGCACCATCCGCTCCAACAGTCTCTGTGATGGTCACCGTCTCAGTCGCGTTCCCAACCGCACCCGCCGCGCCGTCACCCCCAACAGTAATAGTCTGCCGTTCCGTCTCGGTCACCGTCACCTGCTCCTGCCTCGCAACGATGCGGTCGTAGATGCTCATGAATCCATCCGCCAAGTTTGGTGCTGACGAAGGGGCATTCTGACGACGCGCCAGTCTTGCCCCATCTCGCTCATAAACAGCTGCCTATCTCAAGTGTTAGTTCCACAACCTCAATTTTCCCACTCAGAGAAATCTCTTACCTGGGCGAGCGAGAGGGTGCCCAGGAAAAGTGCTAACGAAGACACATGAGGCCTCATTGTAACATGTACAGATATTAATCACTCGGGCTGTCCAACAACACACGCAACAACGGCACTAGCCAAATGCCGATATCTCCCAaatccaacaacaacaaaatgACGAGGGAGCGGACACAACAGGCCAGCCGTCGATAAAAAATAGAATGGGATCAACCCAGTGGCggaataaaataaaaaacgtTGGTGAAATCGGTTGGcgctcctccttgatgatgatgatgatgatgatgatgatgatgatgacaaggtTGAGGGCGACAAAGTCTCGAGGTCGCCACACAACAAATCCGCAACTGCTCTCCTCCGATCGATTACCAAGCAACAAACACAAGACGAACCGATGAACCGCGAACGTGTAAAGGACTTGTGGGGGTTGCGTATCAACAACACACAGGGGCACCGCCGCCAAGTAATAAAGAATCAAACgtcaagaaaaagaagggaaagggtGGTGTGGGTTAAGGAACGTGGGTTGAAAGGTCCAGACCAGCAAcaagagggaagaagagagaaaaagagaaacgAAAGATCAAAACTGACGGGACGGGACCATTTTGCTGCTGAACAAaacaagagagagggagagggaaaagaagcttTCAGGAGTGAGAGAGGAATTCAACAAGGTGGCATCGAAACTGTTTCGACTTTGGACAAGGGGCGCGCGCCATTGGAGAGCCAAGCCATGACTGTACCTTTTTTTCCCTGCTGACTCCTGTGTCTTGTTTGCGTAGTATTTGCTTCCAAAAAAGGAGAATACAAGCccaggaaggagaaggccgaagGGGGGAAATACCAAGAAAACATGCTTAAACGCCCCGGCAGCATCATCACGTAGATCACGGACTGTGGTCGCCAAAAGGGACCCAAAAGGTGGTCATCGGCAGACGTGTTCTGGACCTGACCCCCCTGTCGCTCCCGCAGTTGCGGAACCTTGCGGCTCAAGGCTGACCCCCTGGCGGTCCCCACGCCGTGAGGGGGCGTGAGACTGACCCCCGACGGTTCCTGTCGGAGGTCGGCCCAGATGAAACAGGCCAATGCCTGAGCGGCGCAGGGGAGCCTGGCTGCTTTGACGACAAGCACAAAAACCAGCAAGAGCCCCGTCGTCTTTTTTTGAGATGGTCTGATGAGAGGGTGATGCGTCGGGGAAGGATTCCTATTTCTTCATTGctgacgacgacagcgacagtGATACCTAGTAGCATGATGTTTGGCTAAACTCACCTTGCGGGACTTTCGCAAAGAGCGAGGTGAACGAAACAGAACCGAACGATATGATGTACATGCTCGGTAGTTGAG
It contains:
- a CDS encoding uncharacterized protein (COG:Q; EggNog:ENOG503NZZS), with product MSRLPLSRASGRAGDKVRSVTMAATSLRDFSRQVKAITKKNLVLLVTRHWISTLLQSIVAPIVVLALVLNIRNFAKSRERLGVGHARPIRALVEAIPASQQLILVRPDFLGSDVDTVIGRLAALLPNDKTIRFNSANEARGHCTPNFRGVSNCYATIVFKDSPLTVGVSNNQTWDYTVIVDPIRQYGMTLDSSVYDDDSAIQIYHLPVQLAVDNAITDSNERPREWAYSRTSQQYLNDNLDAWYSRLVIGTYAVVFFLSTLVPVYHTVSFVSGDRASGTAELIDAMGGGPAGRVTGTILALSVVQFPTWLISGCLYQNLLFPETNAAVPIFWQLFNGLAFLNAAIFGASFFTKRIISSIFVVICFCCLGGGAAIMLNRVAETPQVLPLSLLFPQMNYIFSLSHMAKW
- a CDS encoding uncharacterized protein (EggNog:ENOG503P2S4) produces the protein MEPVPETERMEEFRPTSLPSSRASSSASATPSMLTPVGPPEFDYLRKPPTIRRSTDPSPSSSPISPTWTPGSLLTYRPRASSPLSSNHVRSRSAASLAPPPMVRTQSMPGINGGGHFSLSPQFRPSSPAGSPSRIRIPRKPVDEAFPTSPTRISVHDPERKLAERNSSPNLALSLTSSATIPKLRRPASPLRQMAVPGVGSFPVNGPLTPSAVATSPSYRAYDAFSSTSTFSTYPSSSVPSTPTSLRSRSPSISSLETIPDSPDAEEAALEAERIAQLKAAAEAAEGGEEEKGRNSLDGPSRGRTLSGFSSRDKRKRWSVCGAERRQDLDLETIWED
- the OP-2 gene encoding Rhodopsin-like protein (EggNog:ENOG503P4EB), whose translation is MCLIFTCGEHTFRKEVEGYEGIVCRCHNCGNYSASVIKSHPWFTFCFVPVIPLSMKGYEDVSCRVCNYSQPLSHRQDVQQMRGGGGQGIPMQPPPPGQGNQGWGHGPPPPNGQMQYK
- the RPP1 gene encoding RNA-binding RNA processing protein rpp1 (EggNog:ENOG503NZSQ; COG:J; BUSCO:EOG09264THP), whose translation is MLYDLNIAWSPGLSPSDLQNTLRLSKTLGYDVVALNNTITGSQIPYSPSPITNPIPILNPQQPAGGGGAPSSITTPSTTASSSLPSSSLPTILRRATLEITDPATTNYRLPDFTRAYDLLALRPTSDRSFTWACNNTTDPPALISLDLTRPLGYHIHPRTAMAAVHRGSRFEVCYSQAVQLSSLNPESARARSIFIGNVQSLVRATKGRGIVISSEAKSALGLRGPADVVNLMAVWGLGPERGFEGLGMGARAVVVNEGVRRRGFRGVVDIVSVAEGGPERAKGEEEETNGKQGKKGQKQKGQQQQQQQQQQQGQGQKRKNNDKVGGGGIGGGGGGGGQQKNNKKMRKEGMA
- a CDS encoding uncharacterized protein (EggNog:ENOG503PRAY), which translates into the protein MRPHVSSLALFLGTLSLAQAAVYERDGARLARRQNAPSSAPNLADGFMSIYDRIVARQEQVTVTETERQTITVGGDGAAGAVGNATETVTITETVGADGAAAVTVTAPPVTVTVCNGQVQEGGEAAQPSEGDVPPPAEGVEATATAPDGAVGAIETGADPVATPTPATGGLASGGVGVVVVQVPTEAIVTSAVETAPPAVPTEEAPPAADPAVTDPAAADPAVTEAPAAGSDAPDTLLPLPTEDANPPAEGNPELLPPPGLSTEEPAAAEPTVDPVPGVVLSESTTTTAAEAGAEPTLAPLPGLDPNAGDAASSLAPLPGLESSTAEALPVETPTSTEGAAPAETTPAEESAPAEETAAPTTPPPPAAASSLDSTLSLANPTPTVPLIPEGAFGGVASLIPIASAEAPPPPAATTPAVANGAVEGVNNGGAAVPVVDIDLEGVKLESQLNLGGLVQATAAAAVAI